The sequence AAAAGGAGATATTATTTCTATAATTGGCCCAAATGGAGCAGGTAAAAGTACTCTTATCAAGATTCTTTCAGGAATTCTAAGAAATTACAAAGGAGAAATAATACTAAACCATAGTGAATTAAAGAATTATTCTTACAAAGAGCTATCAAAAAAGGTAGCAGTTGTACCGCAAGAATTCAACACTTCTTTCGATTACGATTTGGAAAGTATCGTTTCAACGTCAAGAATACCTTTCTCAAAGAGAATAAGCTTTTTTGAATCCGAACAGGACAAAAGGATTATCGATAAAGCCCTTCAAGCTGTTGGACTAACAAATTATAAGAACAAGCCCTTTTCATCTATGTCGGGAGGAGAAAAGCAAAAAGTTATGATAGCTCGAGCAATTGCCCAACAAACTCCCATATTACTTTTAGATGAATTCTCCTCGCATTTAGATCCCGGTTACACTCAAAGTCTCTTAAAAATTGTTAAGGAAATGGTCACCAAAGAAAGGAAAACAGTTCTAGCAGTATTTCATGATGTGAACAACGCGGCATTATTCTCGGATAAAATAATAGTTATGAAGAATGGATCTGTTAAATATTCGGGTACACCAGCAGAGGTATTAAATGAATCTGTCATGAATGAAATCTTTGAAATGGATGCTTATATTATAAAACATCCAATAAAAAAAGTCCCTCAAATTTTATTCAAATAAGGTGTGAAAATGGCTAATATCGATGTAATCGGTGGAATCTTTTTAGACATTTATATAGTTAAAAATGATGGTTATCACAATTCTGAAATTTTACAACTTCCGGGAGGATCGGCACTAAATGTGGCTATCGGACTTTCTCAATTAGGCCATAATGTGAGGATGTTTGGTAATGTAGGAAAAGATTTTGTTGGAAATTTTTTATTGGAGCGCCTATCTTTTCATGCTGTTAATGTTGAATGGATAAAGAAGGTCGATCAAAACACCGCTACTTTTATTACAATGAATGAAAAGCCAATCGCAATAGATAGAAGAATAAATGATTTAGACTTGATTATACCAAAGAAAAAATCAGAGTATCTCTTCATCACTACCGAAATTAATGAACGCATAATAAACAGCG is a genomic window of Petrotoga mexicana DSM 14811 containing:
- a CDS encoding ABC transporter ATP-binding protein, translated to MITFNNVRFTYGNGFFLKIDDLKIIKGDIISIIGPNGAGKSTLIKILSGILRNYKGEIILNHSELKNYSYKELSKKVAVVPQEFNTSFDYDLESIVSTSRIPFSKRISFFESEQDKRIIDKALQAVGLTNYKNKPFSSMSGGEKQKVMIARAIAQQTPILLLDEFSSHLDPGYTQSLLKIVKEMVTKERKTVLAVFHDVNNAALFSDKIIVMKNGSVKYSGTPAEVLNESVMNEIFEMDAYIIKHPIKKVPQILFK
- a CDS encoding PfkB family carbohydrate kinase, whose protein sequence is MANIDVIGGIFLDIYIVKNDGYHNSEILQLPGGSALNVAIGLSQLGHNVRMFGNVGKDFVGNFLLERLSFHAVNVEWIKKVDQNTATFITMNEKPIAIDRRINDLDLIIPKKKSEYLFITTEINERIINSDIFQNYKKTFFDIGPRPKLINKRCENVFFIGNEKECENFLFNCDVVKLGEKGAKWGEKIVALSGKKTPYGIGMGDVFDTVLIDGILNNLEKEQILHNAVNATQRISQYLGAYNKIINMKY